The Klebsiella sp. RHBSTW-00484 genome includes a window with the following:
- a CDS encoding YjgN family protein, with amino-acid sequence MSMISGQQQSHSYRFVFHGQIWPYFVICLVNVILSIITCGTFIPWAWVRSRRYLCENMEVNGTRFGYHGRGIAILLSWVLIFVILVLLGLALAIFHPGSEGLEMLLFLILLPVMIIKGLSYHAMMTSFGKTRFGFQCHPLRAWWVMLGMPVLMFILLLVIIMMYESSLSIFYGTSNIIISVILITLLVLFSVCFISGIVYSHWLEIIGKGAALGKNKFNIHISTKRCVVIFLWAMAVLLPFFLIFIIFLLSAFSQLITGCMFGLCTENMVLLMVLQHLSAVAGGYLFFTIGLVLSAAYAWAALRNHALNNLVLGDSIHFRSTLTFSGLAPRLLGLTFLPLLTLGLAYPWLKINLMRYIAANTTVIGELDSLDMEPDAALQPKVTEKLCGGFFPMLPFL; translated from the coding sequence ATGAGTATGATCTCAGGGCAGCAACAAAGCCATAGCTATCGTTTTGTTTTTCATGGTCAGATATGGCCCTATTTTGTTATTTGTTTGGTTAATGTCATATTGTCTATCATTACTTGTGGGACATTTATTCCGTGGGCCTGGGTGCGTAGTCGCCGTTATCTTTGCGAGAATATGGAGGTAAACGGCACCCGTTTTGGCTACCATGGTCGCGGTATTGCGATTTTACTCAGCTGGGTGCTGATATTTGTCATACTGGTTTTACTTGGCTTAGCGTTAGCGATATTTCATCCCGGTAGTGAGGGGCTGGAGATGTTACTTTTCCTCATCCTGTTACCTGTAATGATAATAAAAGGGCTAAGCTACCACGCGATGATGACCTCTTTTGGTAAAACTCGTTTTGGATTTCAGTGCCATCCTCTTCGTGCATGGTGGGTAATGCTCGGTATGCCTGTACTAATGTTTATACTACTGCTTGTCATCATCATGATGTATGAAAGCAGTCTTAGTATTTTCTATGGCACCAGTAATATAATCATTAGTGTTATTTTAATTACTCTGCTGGTGCTATTTAGTGTTTGTTTTATCAGTGGCATCGTTTATAGCCATTGGCTAGAGATAATTGGAAAAGGAGCTGCGCTCGGGAAAAATAAATTTAATATCCATATCAGTACTAAACGTTGCGTGGTTATATTTTTATGGGCAATGGCAGTTTTATTGCCATTTTTTCTCATTTTCATTATTTTTTTACTTTCGGCTTTCTCGCAGCTGATTACCGGCTGTATGTTTGGTCTGTGCACCGAAAATATGGTGCTGCTTATGGTTTTGCAGCATCTTAGCGCGGTTGCGGGCGGATATTTGTTTTTCACGATCGGTCTGGTGTTATCAGCAGCATACGCCTGGGCGGCGCTACGTAATCATGCTTTGAATAATCTGGTGCTGGGCGACAGTATTCATTTCCGTTCAACCCTGACGTTTTCTGGTCTTGCGCCGCGTTTATTGGGCCTGACGTTTCTCCCTCTGCTCACGCTGGGGCTGGCGTACCCATGGTTAAAGATTAATTTGATGCGCTATATTGCTGCGAACACTACGGTGATTGGCGAGCTTGATTCTCTGGATATGGAGCCGGATGCGGCACTTCAGCCTAAGGTGACCGAAAAACTGTGCGGCGGATTTTTCCCGATGCTGCCGTTCCTGTAA
- the argL gene encoding putative translational regulatory protein ArgL → MNIHTYKVNFNSINGLSHVRETCLRFIRSIF, encoded by the coding sequence ATGAATATTCATACATATAAAGTGAATTTTAATTCAATAAATGGCCTAAGCCATGTGAGGGAAACATGTCTGCGTTTTATCAGAAGCATTTTTTAA
- a CDS encoding GNAT family N-acetyltransferase codes for MNLAAPQTYTLRRISAHDNAAIAAVIRQVSAEYGLTADKGYTVADPNLDELFQLYSQPGSAYWVVEQNGLVVGGGGVAPLTCSESDICELQKMYFMTSARGQGLAKKLALMALDHAREYGFKRCYLETTAFLKEAIGLYEHLGFEHIGGPLGCTGHVDCEVTMLKAL; via the coding sequence ATGAATCTTGCCGCGCCACAGACCTACACTTTACGCCGCATCTCTGCCCATGATAATGCCGCGATAGCAGCCGTTATCCGCCAGGTCTCCGCAGAATATGGCCTGACCGCCGATAAAGGCTACACGGTGGCCGACCCTAATCTGGATGAGCTTTTCCAGCTATATAGCCAGCCTGGCTCCGCCTATTGGGTGGTCGAGCAAAACGGTCTGGTCGTTGGTGGCGGTGGGGTTGCGCCATTAACCTGTAGCGAATCCGATATCTGCGAGCTACAGAAAATGTATTTTATGACCTCTGCGCGTGGTCAAGGGCTGGCGAAAAAGCTGGCGCTGATGGCGCTGGATCATGCCCGCGAATACGGATTCAAACGCTGCTATCTGGAAACGACCGCCTTCCTGAAAGAAGCGATTGGATTATATGAGCATCTCGGCTTCGAGCATATCGGCGGGCCGCTGGGCTGTACCGGACATGTCGACTGCGAAGTCACGATGCTAAAGGCGCTGTAA
- the rraB gene encoding ribonuclease E inhibitor RraB, giving the protein MANPELLEEQREETRLIIEELLEDGSDPDALYTIEHHLSADDFETLEKVAVEAFKLGYEVTEPEELEVEEGDTVICCDILSESALNAELIDTQVEQLMTLAEKYEVEYDGWGTYYEDPNGEDEEGDDDEDLVDEDDDGVRH; this is encoded by the coding sequence ATGGCAAACCCGGAACTACTGGAAGAACAGCGTGAAGAAACGCGTCTGATTATCGAAGAGCTGCTTGAAGATGGCAGCGATCCGGACGCGCTGTACACCATTGAGCATCATCTCTCTGCCGACGACTTCGAAACGCTGGAGAAAGTGGCGGTAGAAGCCTTCAAACTGGGTTATGAAGTGACCGAGCCAGAAGAGCTGGAAGTCGAAGAAGGTGATACCGTTATCTGTTGCGATATCCTCAGTGAGTCCGCGCTGAATGCTGAGCTGATCGATACTCAGGTTGAGCAACTGATGACGCTGGCAGAAAAATATGAAGTTGAATACGACGGCTGGGGCACCTACTACGAAGATCCTAACGGTGAAGACGAAGAAGGTGACGACGACGAAGATCTCGTTGATGAAGATGACGACGGCGTTCGCCACTAA
- the miaE gene encoding tRNA isopentenyl-2-thiomethyl-A-37 hydroxylase MiaE, which yields MDYPHILSPILDFLHCPTPQAWIDEARKPENLPLLLTDHMVCELKAAQNAMLLVRRYVADKEGADELLACLKPYEDFTYRWGPEPDFVALHKQINKSAMPQTDDPWGRQLLDNMILLIKEELHHFWQVREMMLSRDIPYVKITASNYARGMRREVRSHEPVMLIDKLICGAYIEARSCERFAALAPWLDDDLQKFYLSLLRSEARHYQDYLDLAQRIAEDDISERVRQLGEAEAALINATEAEFRFHSGVPVCR from the coding sequence ATGGATTACCCGCACATACTCTCTCCGATTTTAGATTTTCTGCACTGCCCAACACCTCAGGCGTGGATTGATGAAGCCCGGAAGCCGGAAAATCTGCCGCTGCTGCTCACCGATCACATGGTGTGCGAGCTGAAAGCGGCGCAGAACGCCATGCTGCTGGTGCGTCGGTACGTCGCGGATAAAGAAGGGGCGGATGAGCTACTGGCCTGCCTGAAACCCTATGAGGACTTCACCTACCGCTGGGGGCCGGAGCCGGATTTTGTCGCGCTGCATAAACAGATAAATAAAAGCGCCATGCCGCAGACCGACGATCCCTGGGGACGTCAGCTGCTCGACAACATGATTTTGCTGATCAAAGAAGAGCTGCATCATTTCTGGCAGGTGCGTGAAATGATGCTCTCCCGTGACATACCTTACGTCAAAATAACCGCCAGCAACTACGCCCGTGGGATGCGCCGGGAAGTGCGTTCTCACGAACCGGTGATGCTGATCGATAAGTTAATATGCGGTGCCTATATTGAAGCCCGCTCCTGCGAGCGTTTTGCCGCATTAGCGCCATGGCTGGATGATGACCTGCAGAAGTTTTATCTGTCGCTACTGCGTTCCGAAGCGCGTCACTATCAAGACTATCTGGATTTAGCGCAGCGAATTGCCGAAGACGATATTAGCGAACGCGTCCGTCAGCTTGGCGAGGCGGAAGCGGCGCTTATTAACGCAACCGAAGCGGAATTTCGTTTTCACAGTGGCGTTCCAGTCTGCCGCTAA